Proteins from a genomic interval of Desulfoplanes formicivorans:
- a CDS encoding YidH family protein — translation MPDPKRPYQRLTRNELAAMRTLMAAKRTFLAWCRTAMALMGFGFILEKTIWYVQREAGIQLSQAIHETGMLSLFAFCSGGLIILLEGIRMVQTTRRLAFRQSTNAYRTEFVLVLALAAIMIACFVYSMKALAIPPATP, via the coding sequence ATGCCCGATCCCAAACGCCCGTACCAACGTCTCACCCGCAACGAACTCGCCGCCATGCGCACCCTCATGGCGGCCAAACGGACCTTTCTTGCCTGGTGCCGGACAGCCATGGCCCTCATGGGGTTCGGATTCATCCTGGAAAAAACCATCTGGTACGTACAAAGAGAGGCAGGCATTCAGCTGAGCCAGGCCATTCACGAAACAGGCATGCTCAGCCTTTTTGCCTTCTGTTCCGGAGGGCTGATCATTCTCCTGGAGGGCATCCGCATGGTCCAAACGACCAGACGACTGGCCTTCAGACAGTCAACCAATGCCTATCGTACCGAGTTCGTGCTTGTCCTTGCTCTGGCGGCCATCATGATCGCATGCTTCGTGTATTCCATGAAAGCCCTGGCCATTCCCCCCGCCACGCCCTGA
- the nifS gene encoding cysteine desulfurase NifS produces the protein MNKVIYMDNNATTRVAPQVIREMLPVLETWYGNPSSMHGFGGAVGKRLDQARKQVADLLQADPGEIVFTSGGTESDNTAILAALASQPHKRHIVTTRVEHPAVLSLVKDLEERGYTVTWLGVDRKGHLNPDAVRKAVRKDTAIVSVMAANNETGVLFPIDKIAAITREKDVLLHTDAVQIMGKLPFSVQDIPVDFLSLSSHKIHGPKGVGALYVRKGVRFKPFIIGGHQEHGRRAGTENIPGIVGLGKACQLAARHLDEETIRVGKLRDRLEEGLLSSIDHSQLNGDQNNRLPNTTSIAFEFVEGEAILLLMNELGICASSGSACTSGSLEPSHVLRAMGIPFTYAHGSIRFSLSRYTTDQEVDTVIRELPPIIARLRELSPFC, from the coding sequence ATGAACAAGGTCATCTACATGGACAACAACGCCACAACCAGGGTCGCCCCGCAGGTGATCCGGGAAATGCTCCCTGTCCTTGAAACCTGGTACGGCAACCCCTCAAGCATGCACGGATTTGGAGGCGCAGTCGGAAAACGTCTTGACCAGGCCAGAAAGCAGGTGGCTGATTTGCTGCAGGCCGATCCGGGAGAAATCGTATTCACCTCGGGAGGCACCGAAAGCGACAACACCGCCATCCTTGCGGCCCTGGCAAGCCAACCCCACAAACGGCACATCGTCACCACCCGGGTCGAACATCCGGCCGTACTCAGTCTGGTCAAGGATCTCGAGGAACGGGGCTATACCGTGACCTGGCTTGGTGTGGACCGCAAGGGACACCTGAATCCGGATGCCGTGCGCAAGGCCGTGCGCAAGGATACGGCCATTGTTTCGGTCATGGCCGCCAACAACGAGACAGGGGTGCTCTTTCCCATCGACAAGATCGCTGCCATCACCCGGGAAAAGGATGTTCTCCTGCATACAGATGCCGTACAGATCATGGGCAAGCTCCCCTTTTCCGTACAGGACATTCCCGTGGATTTCCTCTCCCTTTCCAGCCACAAGATTCACGGTCCCAAGGGTGTGGGCGCCCTGTACGTCCGCAAGGGAGTCAGGTTCAAGCCGTTTATTATCGGCGGCCATCAGGAGCACGGCCGGCGTGCCGGCACCGAGAACATCCCCGGCATCGTGGGGTTGGGCAAGGCCTGCCAGCTGGCGGCCCGGCACCTGGACGAGGAAACCATTCGGGTCGGAAAACTGCGGGACCGACTGGAAGAGGGCCTGCTCTCGTCCATTGATCACTCCCAGCTTAACGGCGACCAAAACAATCGGTTGCCCAATACAACGAGTATCGCCTTTGAATTCGTGGAAGGCGAAGCCATCCTGCTGCTCATGAACGAACTGGGCATCTGTGCCAGCTCGGGATCAGCCTGTACATCAGGAAGTCTTGAACCCTCGCATGTCCTGCGGGCCATGGGGATCCCCTTCACCTATGCCCATGGCTCCATCCGTTTCAGCCTGAGTCGGTACACCACGGACCAGGAAGTGGACACGGTCATCCGCGAGCTTCCCCCCATCATCGCCCGGCTCCGGGAACTATCACCTTTTTGTTGA
- the nifU gene encoding Fe-S cluster assembly protein NifU has product MWDYTDKVKEHFLHPKNAGAMEDADAVGEVGSLACGDALKLYLKVDENERIVEASFQTFGCASAIASSSALTELIKGKTLEEAKAISNKDIADFLGGLPRQKMHCSVMGREALDAAIDNYKGISRPKEELEGEILCHCFGVTEEKIRQAIMENNLTTVEDVTSFTKAGGGCGECLEDIGELLDKVRAEMKKRPPVEKQPAGLSNVQRMQLVMKTLEDEIRPSLKQDGGNIELVDIIAKKVLVRLQGTCSHCPASKATLKGFVEAKLREQVEPDIQVEEVVS; this is encoded by the coding sequence ATGTGGGACTACACGGACAAGGTCAAGGAACATTTTCTGCATCCCAAAAACGCCGGGGCCATGGAGGATGCCGACGCTGTGGGCGAGGTGGGAAGCCTGGCCTGTGGTGATGCCCTCAAGCTCTACCTCAAGGTGGATGAGAACGAACGCATTGTTGAAGCCTCGTTTCAGACCTTTGGATGTGCCAGCGCCATTGCTTCCAGCTCGGCGCTGACCGAGCTTATCAAGGGCAAGACACTGGAAGAGGCCAAAGCCATTTCCAACAAGGACATCGCCGACTTTCTCGGCGGTCTCCCCCGACAGAAAATGCACTGTTCGGTCATGGGCCGCGAGGCCCTTGATGCGGCCATCGACAACTACAAGGGCATCAGCAGACCCAAGGAAGAACTCGAAGGCGAGATCCTCTGCCATTGTTTCGGGGTGACCGAAGAAAAGATCCGCCAGGCAATCATGGAGAACAACCTGACCACGGTGGAGGACGTGACCAGTTTCACCAAAGCCGGAGGCGGATGCGGGGAATGTCTGGAAGACATCGGGGAACTTCTGGACAAGGTGCGGGCCGAGATGAAAAAGCGCCCCCCGGTCGAAAAACAACCCGCCGGTTTGAGCAACGTGCAGCGGATGCAGCTGGTCATGAAGACACTGGAGGATGAAATTCGTCCCAGCCTCAAGCAGGACGGCGGTAATATCGAACTGGTGGATATCATAGCCAAGAAGGTTCTGGTGCGTCTGCAGGGCACGTGCAGTCATTGTCCGGCAAGCAAGGCCACGCTCAAGGGATTTGTCGAGGCCAAACTCAGGGAACAGGTAGAACCGGATATTCAGGTCGAGGAGGTGGTCTCATGA